A genomic stretch from Campylobacter lari subsp. concheus includes:
- a CDS encoding RNA degradosome polyphosphate kinase gives MQIQPSMYINRELSWLAFNSRVLDQCSKDLPLLEKLKFIAIYCTNLDEFYMIRVAGLKQLFIAGISTASNDEMTPLAQLKAIRNYLHEEKYVVEQYFTKITQDLEKENLFIRLYEELDEDLKQECNDHFFSNIFPVIVPIAVDATHPFPHLNNLSFSLAVKLCDPMHPELLKFGMIRIPRVLPRFYQVSSNIYVPIESIVRHHTEHIFPGYKLLSSAAFRVTRNADMEIEEEEADDFMLILEQGLKLRRKGAFIRLQIEKGADEQLIEFLSSHMNIFHKDIYEYSILLNLPSLWQIISNKEFTHLLNPVYTSKILPPFGDNVSIFNAIDKQDILAIQPYESFEPVYQFIKEASKDPKVVSIRMTLYRVEKNSNIVQALIDAASDGKQVTVMVELKARFDEENNLHWAKSLENAGAHVIYGITGFKVHAKVAQVIRKEGDKLKIYNHLSTGNYNASSAKIYTDVSYFTSKEEYSQDTTTFFHILSGYSKSRRLKTLSMSPKQIKERILDMIATEASHGKNGAIIAKMNALVDGDVIEALYEASNKGVKIDLIVRGICCLRPGVKGYSENIKVRSIVGKYLEHARILYFKHTEPNYFISSADWMPRNLERRLELMTPIFDEHSRAKLAQILKLQLSDNDLAYELNSEGRYRKIALNEAEKINNSQQILEEYISRIFNTLKKDTDHSRAAHLATKLFRDS, from the coding sequence ATGCAAATTCAACCATCAATGTATATTAATAGAGAACTTTCTTGGCTTGCATTTAACTCCCGTGTTTTAGATCAATGTTCCAAAGATCTTCCTTTGCTTGAAAAACTTAAATTTATAGCCATATATTGTACAAATTTAGATGAGTTTTATATGATAAGAGTGGCTGGATTAAAACAGCTTTTTATAGCAGGAATAAGTACAGCAAGTAATGATGAAATGACACCACTTGCACAGCTTAAAGCCATTAGAAATTATTTACATGAAGAAAAATATGTAGTAGAACAGTATTTTACTAAAATCACTCAAGATTTGGAAAAAGAAAATTTATTTATTCGCTTATATGAAGAACTTGATGAGGATTTAAAACAAGAATGCAATGATCATTTTTTCTCTAATATTTTTCCTGTAATAGTACCTATTGCGGTTGATGCAACTCATCCTTTTCCACATTTAAATAATCTTTCGTTTTCTTTGGCGGTAAAACTTTGCGATCCTATGCATCCTGAACTTTTAAAATTTGGCATGATACGTATACCTAGGGTTTTACCAAGATTTTATCAAGTAAGCTCTAATATTTATGTGCCTATAGAAAGCATAGTGCGCCATCATACCGAACATATTTTTCCTGGTTATAAGCTTTTGTCATCTGCTGCCTTTAGGGTAACTAGAAATGCTGATATGGAGATAGAAGAAGAAGAGGCTGATGATTTTATGTTGATTTTGGAGCAGGGTTTAAAGCTTCGTAGAAAAGGTGCTTTTATACGCTTGCAAATAGAAAAAGGCGCAGATGAGCAGTTGATCGAATTTTTAAGTTCTCATATGAATATTTTTCATAAAGACATTTATGAATACAGTATACTTTTAAATTTACCATCACTGTGGCAAATTATTTCTAATAAAGAATTTACACACTTACTAAACCCTGTGTATACATCAAAGATTTTACCTCCTTTTGGAGATAATGTATCTATTTTTAATGCAATTGATAAACAAGATATATTAGCTATACAGCCTTATGAAAGTTTTGAACCTGTGTATCAATTTATCAAAGAAGCAAGTAAAGATCCTAAGGTTGTTTCTATAAGAATGACTCTTTATAGGGTAGAAAAAAATTCAAACATAGTTCAAGCATTAATTGATGCAGCAAGTGATGGTAAACAAGTTACTGTAATGGTAGAATTAAAAGCACGCTTTGATGAGGAAAATAATTTACACTGGGCAAAATCATTAGAAAATGCAGGAGCTCATGTAATATATGGCATTACAGGTTTTAAAGTGCATGCAAAAGTAGCTCAAGTGATTAGAAAAGAAGGGGATAAATTAAAAATTTATAATCATTTAAGTACAGGCAATTACAATGCAAGTTCGGCTAAAATTTATACCGATGTGAGTTATTTCACTTCTAAAGAAGAATATTCTCAAGATACCACAACTTTTTTTCATATACTTTCAGGATATAGTAAAAGCCGTCGCTTAAAGACTTTATCAATGAGTCCAAAGCAGATTAAGGAGCGAATTTTAGATATGATAGCTACTGAAGCAAGCCATGGAAAAAATGGAGCAATCATAGCTAAAATGAACGCTTTAGTAGATGGTGATGTGATTGAAGCTTTATATGAGGCTTCAAATAAGGGTGTTAAAATAGATCTTATTGTGCGTGGAATTTGTTGTTTAAGGCCTGGAGTAAAAGGGTATAGTGAAAATATAAAAGTTAGAAGTATAGTTGGAAAATATTTAGAGCATGCTAGAATTTTATATTTTAAACATACTGAGCCAAATTATTTTATTTCAAGCGCTGATTGGATGCCAAGGAATTTAGAAAGAAGACTAGAATTAATGACTCCTATTTTTGATGAGCATTCGCGTGCAAAATTAGCTCAAATTTTAAAACTACAGTTAAGTGATAATGATTTAGCTTATGAGTTAAACAGTGAAGGAAGATATCGTAAGATTGCTTTAAATGAAGCAGAAAAAATTAACAATTCTCAACAAATTTTAGAAGAATATATTAGTAGAATTTTTAATACCTTGAAAAAAGATACTGATCATAGTAGGGCAGCGCATTTAGCAACGAAGCTTTTTAGGGATAGCTAA